In Odocoileus virginianus isolate 20LAN1187 ecotype Illinois chromosome 5, Ovbor_1.2, whole genome shotgun sequence, a single window of DNA contains:
- the MAP7D1 gene encoding MAP7 domain-containing protein 1 isoform X1, whose protein sequence is MESGSRSEPGTGAAPVMAARTPPEPRPSPEGDPSPPPPPPPMSTLVPDTPPDTPPAMKNTTSPKQLPLEPESPPELVGPRPAPQQEESPSSEVKTRGPTPPATGPRDARPPRRSSQPSPPAAPTSDSPPTKQDVKKAGERHKLAKERREERAKYLAAKKAVWLEKEEKAKALREKQLQERRRRLEEQRLKAEQRRAALEERQRQKLEKNKERYEAAIQRSVKKTWAEIRQQRWSWAGALHHSSPGRKTSGSRCSVSAVNLPKHVDSIINKRLSKSSATLWNSPSRNRSLQLSPWESSIVDRLMTPTLSFLARSRSAVTLPRNGRDQGRSRGPGRAPSRGGAGASHASGPRPDRSHPSAAVPLCPRSASASPLTPCSAPRSGHRCAPAGERGDRRKAGAGGSPAPARLRPEASPVQKKEKKDKERENEKEKSALARERSLKKRQSLPASLRPRLSAGNAEHSPKSKARPSSPSTTWHRPASPCLSPGPGHALPPKPPSPRGTTASPKGRVRRKDEAKESPSVVGPEDKTQSKGKASDEREPAALASPAPSPVPSPTPAQPQKEQPTEIPAETAVLTSPPAPAPPVTPSKPMAGTTDREEATRLLAEKRRQAREQREREEQERRLQAERDKRMREEQLAREAEARAEREAEARRREEQEAREKAQAEQEEQERLQKQKEEAEARSREEAERQRLEREKHFQREEQERQERRKRLEEIMKRTRKSEAAETKQKQDRKEATANNSSPGIDPAKAVEARPSELQKEELAPQEPQWSLPNKESPGSLVNGLQPLPAHQENGFSPKGPSGDKSLGRTPEALLPFAEAEAFLKKAVVQPPQVTEVL, encoded by the exons TTATGGCAGCCAGGACCCCTCCAGAGCCAAGACCCTCTCCAGAAGGTGACCCCTCCCCACCGCCGCCACCACCACCGATGTCAACCCTGGTGCCCGACACTCCCCCAGACACGCCTCCCGCCATGAAGAACACCACTAGCCCCAAGCAGCTTCCACTGGAACCAGAGAGCCCCCCGGAGTTGGTAGGGCCTAGGCCAGCCCCCCAGCAGGAAGAGTCCCCTTCCTCAGAAGTGAAGACCAGGGGACCCACCCCACCAGCCACGGGCCCACGGGATGCCAGGCCTCCTCGAAGGAGCAGCCAGCCATCCCCGCCGGCAGCACCCACCTCCGACAGCCCTCCCACCAAGCAAG ACGtaaagaaggcaggagagagacaCAAGCTGGCAAAGGAGCGGCGGGAAGAGCGGGCCAAATACCTGG CAGCCAAGAAGGCCGTGTggctggagaaggaggagaaggccaAGGCACTGAGGGAGAAGCAGCTCCAGGAGCGCCGGCGGCGGCTGGAGGAGCAGCGGCTCAAAGCCGAGCAGCGCCGGGCTGCCCTGGAGGAGCGGCAGCGGCAGAAGCTGGAGAAGAACAAG gagcGCTATGAGGCAGCCATCCAGCGGTCAGTGAAGAAGACGTGGGCTGAAATCCGGCAGCAGCGCTGGTCCTGGGCAGGGGCCCTGCACCACAGCTCCCCAGGACGTAAGACCA GTGGGAGCAGGTGCTCCGTGTCGGCAGTAAACCTGCCCAAACACGTGGACTCTATAATCAACAAGCGGCTCTCAAAGTCCTCTGCCACGCTCTGGAACTCCCCCAGTAGAA ATCGCAGCCTGCAGCTAAGCCCGTGGGAGAGCAGCATCGTGGACCGTCTGATGAcgcccaccctctccttcctggcaCGGAGTCGCAGTGCGGTCACACTGCCCCGAAACGGCCGGGACCAGGGTAGGAGCCGCGGCCCTGGGAGAGCCCCCTcgaggggcggggcaggggccaGCCACGCCAGTGGACCGCGCCCCGACCGCAGTCATCCCTCCGCAGCCGTGCCCCTGTGCCCGCGCTCAGCCTCCGCCAGCCCGCTGACGCCGTGCAGCGCCCCCCGAAGCGGGCACCGCTGCGCCCCCGCCGGGGAGCGCGGGGATCGCCGCAAGGCCGGCGCCGGGGGCAGCCCCGCCCCGGCTCGCCTCCGGCCCGAGGCCTCGCCG GtgcagaaaaaggagaagaaggacaAGGAGCGGGAAAACGAGAAGGAGAAGAGTGCCCTGGCCCGGGAGCGCAGCCTCAAGAAGCGCCAGTCGCTGCCTGCTTCTCTGCGCCCGCGCCTCTCCGCTGGCAACGCGGAGCACAG TCCCAAATCCAAGGCCCGGCCATCCTCTCCCTCCACAACCTGGCACAGGCCTGCCTCCCCCTGCCTCAGCCCAGGGCCAGGTCATGCTCTGCCCCCAAAACCACCATCCCCCCGAGGCACCACTGCATCACCCAAGGGGCGAGTTCGGAGGAAGGACGAGGCAAAGGAGAGCCCCAGTGTGGTGGGGCCTGAGGACAAGACCCAGAGCAAGGGCAAGGCCAGTGACGAGAGGGAACCTGCAGCCCTGGCCTCACCGGCCCCCTCGCCTGTGCCCtcacccaccccagcccagccccagaaAGAGCAGCCCACAGAGATCCCTGCAG AGACAGCTGTCCTgacctcacccccagcccctgctcccccGGTGACTCCTAGCAAACCCATGGCTGGCACCACGGACCGAGAAGAGGCCACTCGGCTCCTGGCTGAGAAGCGGCGCCAGGCCCGGGAGCAGCGGGAGCGGGAGGAACAGGAGCGGAGGCTGCAGGCCGAAAGGGACAA GCGAATGCGAGAAGAGCAGCTGGCTCGGGAGGCCGAGGCCCGGGCGGAACGGGAGGCGGAGGCCCGGAGACGCGAGGAGCAGGAGGCTCGGGAGAAGGCGCAGGCCGAGCAGGAGGAGCAGGAGCGGCTGCAGAAGCAG AAAGAGGAGGCCGAAGCTCGGTCCAGAGAAGAAGCGGAGCGGCAGCGTCTGGAGCGGGAAAAGCACTTCCAGCGGGAGGAGCAGGAGCGGCAAGAGCGCAGAAAG CGCCTGGAGGAGATCATGAAGAGAACTCGGAAGTCAGAAGCTGCTGAAACCAAG CAGAAGCAGGACAGAAAGGAGGCAACGGCCAACAATTCCAGCCCAG GGATAGACCCTGCGAAAGCTGTGGAGGCTCGGCCCTCGGAGCTGCAGAAAGAGGAGCTGGCCCCCCAGGAGCCTCAGTGGAG CCTGCCAAACAAGGAGTCGCCAGGGTCCCTGGTGAATGGGCTGCAGCCTCTGCCAGCGCACCAGGAGAACGGCTTCTCACCTAAGGGACCCTCTGGGGACAAGAGTCTGGGCCGGACGCCAGAGGCTCTCCTGCCCTTCGCAGAGGCGGAAGCCTTCCTCAAGAAAGCTGTGGTGCAGCCCCCGCAGGTCACAG AAGTCCTTTAA
- the MAP7D1 gene encoding MAP7 domain-containing protein 1 isoform X7 codes for MESGSRSEPGTGAAPVMAARTPPEPRPSPEGDPSPPPPPPPMSTLVPDTPPDTPPAMKNTTSPKQLPLEPESPPELVGPRPAPQQEESPSSEVKTRGPTPPATGPRDARPPRRSSQPSPPAAPTSDSPPTKQDVKKAGERHKLAKERREERAKYLAAKKAVWLEKEEKAKALREKQLQERRRRLEEQRLKAEQRRAALEERQRQKLEKNKERYEAAIQRSVKKTWAEIRQQRWSWAGALHHSSPGRKTNRSLQLSPWESSIVDRLMTPTLSFLARSRSAVTLPRNGRDQGRSRGPGRAPSRGGAGASHASGPRPDRSHPSAAVPLCPRSASASPLTPCSAPRSGHRCAPAGERGDRRKAGAGGSPAPARLRPEASPVQKKEKKDKERENEKEKSALARERSLKKRQSLPASLRPRLSAGNAEHSPKSKARPSSPSTTWHRPASPCLSPGPGHALPPKPPSPRGTTASPKGRVRRKDEAKESPSVVGPEDKTQSKGKASDEREPAALASPAPSPVPSPTPAQPQKEQPTEIPAETAVLTSPPAPAPPVTPSKPMAGTTDREEATRLLAEKRRQAREQREREEQERRLQAERDKRMREEQLAREAEARAEREAEARRREEQEAREKAQAEQEEQERLQKQKEEAEARSREEAERQRLEREKHFQREEQERQERRKRLEEIMKRTRKSEAAETKKQDRKEATANNSSPGIDPAKAVEARPSELQKEELAPQEPQWSLPNKESPGSLVNGLQPLPAHQENGFSPKGPSGDKSLGRTPEALLPFAEAEAFLKKAVVQPPQVTEVL; via the exons TTATGGCAGCCAGGACCCCTCCAGAGCCAAGACCCTCTCCAGAAGGTGACCCCTCCCCACCGCCGCCACCACCACCGATGTCAACCCTGGTGCCCGACACTCCCCCAGACACGCCTCCCGCCATGAAGAACACCACTAGCCCCAAGCAGCTTCCACTGGAACCAGAGAGCCCCCCGGAGTTGGTAGGGCCTAGGCCAGCCCCCCAGCAGGAAGAGTCCCCTTCCTCAGAAGTGAAGACCAGGGGACCCACCCCACCAGCCACGGGCCCACGGGATGCCAGGCCTCCTCGAAGGAGCAGCCAGCCATCCCCGCCGGCAGCACCCACCTCCGACAGCCCTCCCACCAAGCAAG ACGtaaagaaggcaggagagagacaCAAGCTGGCAAAGGAGCGGCGGGAAGAGCGGGCCAAATACCTGG CAGCCAAGAAGGCCGTGTggctggagaaggaggagaaggccaAGGCACTGAGGGAGAAGCAGCTCCAGGAGCGCCGGCGGCGGCTGGAGGAGCAGCGGCTCAAAGCCGAGCAGCGCCGGGCTGCCCTGGAGGAGCGGCAGCGGCAGAAGCTGGAGAAGAACAAG gagcGCTATGAGGCAGCCATCCAGCGGTCAGTGAAGAAGACGTGGGCTGAAATCCGGCAGCAGCGCTGGTCCTGGGCAGGGGCCCTGCACCACAGCTCCCCAGGACGTAAGACCA ATCGCAGCCTGCAGCTAAGCCCGTGGGAGAGCAGCATCGTGGACCGTCTGATGAcgcccaccctctccttcctggcaCGGAGTCGCAGTGCGGTCACACTGCCCCGAAACGGCCGGGACCAGGGTAGGAGCCGCGGCCCTGGGAGAGCCCCCTcgaggggcggggcaggggccaGCCACGCCAGTGGACCGCGCCCCGACCGCAGTCATCCCTCCGCAGCCGTGCCCCTGTGCCCGCGCTCAGCCTCCGCCAGCCCGCTGACGCCGTGCAGCGCCCCCCGAAGCGGGCACCGCTGCGCCCCCGCCGGGGAGCGCGGGGATCGCCGCAAGGCCGGCGCCGGGGGCAGCCCCGCCCCGGCTCGCCTCCGGCCCGAGGCCTCGCCG GtgcagaaaaaggagaagaaggacaAGGAGCGGGAAAACGAGAAGGAGAAGAGTGCCCTGGCCCGGGAGCGCAGCCTCAAGAAGCGCCAGTCGCTGCCTGCTTCTCTGCGCCCGCGCCTCTCCGCTGGCAACGCGGAGCACAG TCCCAAATCCAAGGCCCGGCCATCCTCTCCCTCCACAACCTGGCACAGGCCTGCCTCCCCCTGCCTCAGCCCAGGGCCAGGTCATGCTCTGCCCCCAAAACCACCATCCCCCCGAGGCACCACTGCATCACCCAAGGGGCGAGTTCGGAGGAAGGACGAGGCAAAGGAGAGCCCCAGTGTGGTGGGGCCTGAGGACAAGACCCAGAGCAAGGGCAAGGCCAGTGACGAGAGGGAACCTGCAGCCCTGGCCTCACCGGCCCCCTCGCCTGTGCCCtcacccaccccagcccagccccagaaAGAGCAGCCCACAGAGATCCCTGCAG AGACAGCTGTCCTgacctcacccccagcccctgctcccccGGTGACTCCTAGCAAACCCATGGCTGGCACCACGGACCGAGAAGAGGCCACTCGGCTCCTGGCTGAGAAGCGGCGCCAGGCCCGGGAGCAGCGGGAGCGGGAGGAACAGGAGCGGAGGCTGCAGGCCGAAAGGGACAA GCGAATGCGAGAAGAGCAGCTGGCTCGGGAGGCCGAGGCCCGGGCGGAACGGGAGGCGGAGGCCCGGAGACGCGAGGAGCAGGAGGCTCGGGAGAAGGCGCAGGCCGAGCAGGAGGAGCAGGAGCGGCTGCAGAAGCAG AAAGAGGAGGCCGAAGCTCGGTCCAGAGAAGAAGCGGAGCGGCAGCGTCTGGAGCGGGAAAAGCACTTCCAGCGGGAGGAGCAGGAGCGGCAAGAGCGCAGAAAG CGCCTGGAGGAGATCATGAAGAGAACTCGGAAGTCAGAAGCTGCTGAAACCAAG AAGCAGGACAGAAAGGAGGCAACGGCCAACAATTCCAGCCCAG GGATAGACCCTGCGAAAGCTGTGGAGGCTCGGCCCTCGGAGCTGCAGAAAGAGGAGCTGGCCCCCCAGGAGCCTCAGTGGAG CCTGCCAAACAAGGAGTCGCCAGGGTCCCTGGTGAATGGGCTGCAGCCTCTGCCAGCGCACCAGGAGAACGGCTTCTCACCTAAGGGACCCTCTGGGGACAAGAGTCTGGGCCGGACGCCAGAGGCTCTCCTGCCCTTCGCAGAGGCGGAAGCCTTCCTCAAGAAAGCTGTGGTGCAGCCCCCGCAGGTCACAG AAGTCCTTTAA
- the MAP7D1 gene encoding MAP7 domain-containing protein 1 isoform X9, protein MESGSRSEPGTGAAPVMAARTPPEPRPSPEGDPSPPPPPPPMSTLVPDTPPDTPPAMKNTTSPKQLPLEPESPPELVGPRPAPQQEESPSSEVKTRGPTPPATGPRDARPPRRSSQPSPPAAPTSDSPPTKQDVKKAGERHKLAKERREERAKYLAAKKAVWLEKEEKAKALREKQLQERRRRLEEQRLKAEQRRAALEERQRQKLEKNKERYEAAIQRSVKKTWAEIRQQRWSWAGALHHSSPGHRSLQLSPWESSIVDRLMTPTLSFLARSRSAVTLPRNGRDQAVPLCPRSASASPLTPCSAPRSGHRCAPAGERGDRRKAGAGGSPAPARLRPEASPVQKKEKKDKERENEKEKSALARERSLKKRQSLPASLRPRLSAGNAEHSPKSKARPSSPSTTWHRPASPCLSPGPGHALPPKPPSPRGTTASPKGRVRRKDEAKESPSVVGPEDKTQSKGKASDEREPAALASPAPSPVPSPTPAQPQKEQPTEIPAGGQGEKRPKETAVLTSPPAPAPPVTPSKPMAGTTDREEATRLLAEKRRQAREQREREEQERRLQAERDKRMREEQLAREAEARAEREAEARRREEQEAREKAQAEQEEQERLQKQKEEAEARSREEAERQRLEREKHFQREEQERQERRKRLEEIMKRTRKSEAAETKQKQDRKEATANNSSPGIDPAKAVEARPSELQKEELAPQEPQWSLPNKESPGSLVNGLQPLPAHQENGFSPKGPSGDKSLGRTPEALLPFAEAEAFLKKAVVQPPQVTEVL, encoded by the exons TTATGGCAGCCAGGACCCCTCCAGAGCCAAGACCCTCTCCAGAAGGTGACCCCTCCCCACCGCCGCCACCACCACCGATGTCAACCCTGGTGCCCGACACTCCCCCAGACACGCCTCCCGCCATGAAGAACACCACTAGCCCCAAGCAGCTTCCACTGGAACCAGAGAGCCCCCCGGAGTTGGTAGGGCCTAGGCCAGCCCCCCAGCAGGAAGAGTCCCCTTCCTCAGAAGTGAAGACCAGGGGACCCACCCCACCAGCCACGGGCCCACGGGATGCCAGGCCTCCTCGAAGGAGCAGCCAGCCATCCCCGCCGGCAGCACCCACCTCCGACAGCCCTCCCACCAAGCAAG ACGtaaagaaggcaggagagagacaCAAGCTGGCAAAGGAGCGGCGGGAAGAGCGGGCCAAATACCTGG CAGCCAAGAAGGCCGTGTggctggagaaggaggagaaggccaAGGCACTGAGGGAGAAGCAGCTCCAGGAGCGCCGGCGGCGGCTGGAGGAGCAGCGGCTCAAAGCCGAGCAGCGCCGGGCTGCCCTGGAGGAGCGGCAGCGGCAGAAGCTGGAGAAGAACAAG gagcGCTATGAGGCAGCCATCCAGCGGTCAGTGAAGAAGACGTGGGCTGAAATCCGGCAGCAGCGCTGGTCCTGGGCAGGGGCCCTGCACCACAGCTCCCCAGGAC ATCGCAGCCTGCAGCTAAGCCCGTGGGAGAGCAGCATCGTGGACCGTCTGATGAcgcccaccctctccttcctggcaCGGAGTCGCAGTGCGGTCACACTGCCCCGAAACGGCCGGGACCAGG CCGTGCCCCTGTGCCCGCGCTCAGCCTCCGCCAGCCCGCTGACGCCGTGCAGCGCCCCCCGAAGCGGGCACCGCTGCGCCCCCGCCGGGGAGCGCGGGGATCGCCGCAAGGCCGGCGCCGGGGGCAGCCCCGCCCCGGCTCGCCTCCGGCCCGAGGCCTCGCCG GtgcagaaaaaggagaagaaggacaAGGAGCGGGAAAACGAGAAGGAGAAGAGTGCCCTGGCCCGGGAGCGCAGCCTCAAGAAGCGCCAGTCGCTGCCTGCTTCTCTGCGCCCGCGCCTCTCCGCTGGCAACGCGGAGCACAG TCCCAAATCCAAGGCCCGGCCATCCTCTCCCTCCACAACCTGGCACAGGCCTGCCTCCCCCTGCCTCAGCCCAGGGCCAGGTCATGCTCTGCCCCCAAAACCACCATCCCCCCGAGGCACCACTGCATCACCCAAGGGGCGAGTTCGGAGGAAGGACGAGGCAAAGGAGAGCCCCAGTGTGGTGGGGCCTGAGGACAAGACCCAGAGCAAGGGCAAGGCCAGTGACGAGAGGGAACCTGCAGCCCTGGCCTCACCGGCCCCCTCGCCTGTGCCCtcacccaccccagcccagccccagaaAGAGCAGCCCACAGAGATCCCTGCAGGtgggcagggagagaagaggccaaaag AGACAGCTGTCCTgacctcacccccagcccctgctcccccGGTGACTCCTAGCAAACCCATGGCTGGCACCACGGACCGAGAAGAGGCCACTCGGCTCCTGGCTGAGAAGCGGCGCCAGGCCCGGGAGCAGCGGGAGCGGGAGGAACAGGAGCGGAGGCTGCAGGCCGAAAGGGACAA GCGAATGCGAGAAGAGCAGCTGGCTCGGGAGGCCGAGGCCCGGGCGGAACGGGAGGCGGAGGCCCGGAGACGCGAGGAGCAGGAGGCTCGGGAGAAGGCGCAGGCCGAGCAGGAGGAGCAGGAGCGGCTGCAGAAGCAG AAAGAGGAGGCCGAAGCTCGGTCCAGAGAAGAAGCGGAGCGGCAGCGTCTGGAGCGGGAAAAGCACTTCCAGCGGGAGGAGCAGGAGCGGCAAGAGCGCAGAAAG CGCCTGGAGGAGATCATGAAGAGAACTCGGAAGTCAGAAGCTGCTGAAACCAAG CAGAAGCAGGACAGAAAGGAGGCAACGGCCAACAATTCCAGCCCAG GGATAGACCCTGCGAAAGCTGTGGAGGCTCGGCCCTCGGAGCTGCAGAAAGAGGAGCTGGCCCCCCAGGAGCCTCAGTGGAG CCTGCCAAACAAGGAGTCGCCAGGGTCCCTGGTGAATGGGCTGCAGCCTCTGCCAGCGCACCAGGAGAACGGCTTCTCACCTAAGGGACCCTCTGGGGACAAGAGTCTGGGCCGGACGCCAGAGGCTCTCCTGCCCTTCGCAGAGGCGGAAGCCTTCCTCAAGAAAGCTGTGGTGCAGCCCCCGCAGGTCACAG AAGTCCTTTAA
- the MAP7D1 gene encoding MAP7 domain-containing protein 1 isoform X4 — protein MESGSRSEPGTGAAPVMAARTPPEPRPSPEGDPSPPPPPPPMSTLVPDTPPDTPPAMKNTTSPKQLPLEPESPPELVGPRPAPQQEESPSSEVKTRGPTPPATGPRDARPPRRSSQPSPPAAPTSDSPPTKQDVKKAGERHKLAKERREERAKYLAAKKAVWLEKEEKAKALREKQLQERRRRLEEQRLKAEQRRAALEERQRQKLEKNKERYEAAIQRSVKKTWAEIRQQRWSWAGALHHSSPGRGSRCSVSAVNLPKHVDSIINKRLSKSSATLWNSPSRNRSLQLSPWESSIVDRLMTPTLSFLARSRSAVTLPRNGRDQAVPLCPRSASASPLTPCSAPRSGHRCAPAGERGDRRKAGAGGSPAPARLRPEASPVQKKEKKDKERENEKEKSALARERSLKKRQSLPASLRPRLSAGNAEHSPKSKARPSSPSTTWHRPASPCLSPGPGHALPPKPPSPRGTTASPKGRVRRKDEAKESPSVVGPEDKTQSKGKASDEREPAALASPAPSPVPSPTPAQPQKEQPTEIPAGGQGEKRPKETAVLTSPPAPAPPVTPSKPMAGTTDREEATRLLAEKRRQAREQREREEQERRLQAERDKRMREEQLAREAEARAEREAEARRREEQEAREKAQAEQEEQERLQKQKEEAEARSREEAERQRLEREKHFQREEQERQERRKRLEEIMKRTRKSEAAETKQKQDRKEATANNSSPGIDPAKAVEARPSELQKEELAPQEPQWSLPNKESPGSLVNGLQPLPAHQENGFSPKGPSGDKSLGRTPEALLPFAEAEAFLKKAVVQPPQVTEVL, from the exons TTATGGCAGCCAGGACCCCTCCAGAGCCAAGACCCTCTCCAGAAGGTGACCCCTCCCCACCGCCGCCACCACCACCGATGTCAACCCTGGTGCCCGACACTCCCCCAGACACGCCTCCCGCCATGAAGAACACCACTAGCCCCAAGCAGCTTCCACTGGAACCAGAGAGCCCCCCGGAGTTGGTAGGGCCTAGGCCAGCCCCCCAGCAGGAAGAGTCCCCTTCCTCAGAAGTGAAGACCAGGGGACCCACCCCACCAGCCACGGGCCCACGGGATGCCAGGCCTCCTCGAAGGAGCAGCCAGCCATCCCCGCCGGCAGCACCCACCTCCGACAGCCCTCCCACCAAGCAAG ACGtaaagaaggcaggagagagacaCAAGCTGGCAAAGGAGCGGCGGGAAGAGCGGGCCAAATACCTGG CAGCCAAGAAGGCCGTGTggctggagaaggaggagaaggccaAGGCACTGAGGGAGAAGCAGCTCCAGGAGCGCCGGCGGCGGCTGGAGGAGCAGCGGCTCAAAGCCGAGCAGCGCCGGGCTGCCCTGGAGGAGCGGCAGCGGCAGAAGCTGGAGAAGAACAAG gagcGCTATGAGGCAGCCATCCAGCGGTCAGTGAAGAAGACGTGGGCTGAAATCCGGCAGCAGCGCTGGTCCTGGGCAGGGGCCCTGCACCACAGCTCCCCAGGAC GTGGGAGCAGGTGCTCCGTGTCGGCAGTAAACCTGCCCAAACACGTGGACTCTATAATCAACAAGCGGCTCTCAAAGTCCTCTGCCACGCTCTGGAACTCCCCCAGTAGAA ATCGCAGCCTGCAGCTAAGCCCGTGGGAGAGCAGCATCGTGGACCGTCTGATGAcgcccaccctctccttcctggcaCGGAGTCGCAGTGCGGTCACACTGCCCCGAAACGGCCGGGACCAGG CCGTGCCCCTGTGCCCGCGCTCAGCCTCCGCCAGCCCGCTGACGCCGTGCAGCGCCCCCCGAAGCGGGCACCGCTGCGCCCCCGCCGGGGAGCGCGGGGATCGCCGCAAGGCCGGCGCCGGGGGCAGCCCCGCCCCGGCTCGCCTCCGGCCCGAGGCCTCGCCG GtgcagaaaaaggagaagaaggacaAGGAGCGGGAAAACGAGAAGGAGAAGAGTGCCCTGGCCCGGGAGCGCAGCCTCAAGAAGCGCCAGTCGCTGCCTGCTTCTCTGCGCCCGCGCCTCTCCGCTGGCAACGCGGAGCACAG TCCCAAATCCAAGGCCCGGCCATCCTCTCCCTCCACAACCTGGCACAGGCCTGCCTCCCCCTGCCTCAGCCCAGGGCCAGGTCATGCTCTGCCCCCAAAACCACCATCCCCCCGAGGCACCACTGCATCACCCAAGGGGCGAGTTCGGAGGAAGGACGAGGCAAAGGAGAGCCCCAGTGTGGTGGGGCCTGAGGACAAGACCCAGAGCAAGGGCAAGGCCAGTGACGAGAGGGAACCTGCAGCCCTGGCCTCACCGGCCCCCTCGCCTGTGCCCtcacccaccccagcccagccccagaaAGAGCAGCCCACAGAGATCCCTGCAGGtgggcagggagagaagaggccaaaag AGACAGCTGTCCTgacctcacccccagcccctgctcccccGGTGACTCCTAGCAAACCCATGGCTGGCACCACGGACCGAGAAGAGGCCACTCGGCTCCTGGCTGAGAAGCGGCGCCAGGCCCGGGAGCAGCGGGAGCGGGAGGAACAGGAGCGGAGGCTGCAGGCCGAAAGGGACAA GCGAATGCGAGAAGAGCAGCTGGCTCGGGAGGCCGAGGCCCGGGCGGAACGGGAGGCGGAGGCCCGGAGACGCGAGGAGCAGGAGGCTCGGGAGAAGGCGCAGGCCGAGCAGGAGGAGCAGGAGCGGCTGCAGAAGCAG AAAGAGGAGGCCGAAGCTCGGTCCAGAGAAGAAGCGGAGCGGCAGCGTCTGGAGCGGGAAAAGCACTTCCAGCGGGAGGAGCAGGAGCGGCAAGAGCGCAGAAAG CGCCTGGAGGAGATCATGAAGAGAACTCGGAAGTCAGAAGCTGCTGAAACCAAG CAGAAGCAGGACAGAAAGGAGGCAACGGCCAACAATTCCAGCCCAG GGATAGACCCTGCGAAAGCTGTGGAGGCTCGGCCCTCGGAGCTGCAGAAAGAGGAGCTGGCCCCCCAGGAGCCTCAGTGGAG CCTGCCAAACAAGGAGTCGCCAGGGTCCCTGGTGAATGGGCTGCAGCCTCTGCCAGCGCACCAGGAGAACGGCTTCTCACCTAAGGGACCCTCTGGGGACAAGAGTCTGGGCCGGACGCCAGAGGCTCTCCTGCCCTTCGCAGAGGCGGAAGCCTTCCTCAAGAAAGCTGTGGTGCAGCCCCCGCAGGTCACAG AAGTCCTTTAA